The following proteins are encoded in a genomic region of Streptomyces sp. NBC_01723:
- a CDS encoding winged helix DNA-binding domain-containing protein: MGDGGRRHIGAAERRGRLALRQRLTASARAASPEEVAAALVALHGTDPATVHLAVGARLTDAAKTVGATERALYEDGTLVRMHGMRHTVFVFPAELTAVVHASTGRTVAARERAALLKDMAGAGAPDAAWLAEVEESALSALARRGQATAAELARDEPRLKERFVYAAGKSYEGVHTVSTRLLRVLGVEGKVVRGRPLGSWTSSQFRWAPAPEHPELDPGEAQAELLRRWLAACGPATEDDLKWWTGWRVTEVRRALAAIGAEAVALDEGTGYVAAGDAGPVSGPAEPWAALLPGLDPTAMGWRERDWYLAPELRPALFDRSGNVGPTVWWNGRVIGGWAQRPDGEIVWRVLDGAGVGREAESAIRAEAERLGSWVGTTRITPRFRTPLERELSA; the protein is encoded by the coding sequence ATGGGTGACGGCGGGCGGCGGCACATCGGGGCGGCGGAGCGGCGGGGCCGGCTGGCCCTGCGGCAGCGGCTGACCGCGTCGGCGCGCGCGGCGAGCCCGGAGGAGGTCGCCGCCGCTCTGGTCGCGCTGCACGGCACGGACCCCGCCACCGTGCACCTGGCCGTGGGCGCACGGCTGACGGACGCGGCGAAGACCGTGGGCGCGACGGAACGGGCGTTGTACGAGGACGGGACGCTGGTCCGGATGCACGGCATGCGGCACACCGTGTTCGTGTTCCCGGCGGAGCTGACCGCGGTCGTGCACGCCTCGACCGGCCGCACCGTCGCCGCCCGGGAGCGGGCCGCGCTGCTCAAGGACATGGCCGGGGCCGGGGCGCCGGACGCGGCCTGGCTGGCGGAGGTCGAGGAGTCGGCCCTGTCCGCGCTGGCCCGGCGCGGCCAGGCCACGGCTGCCGAGCTGGCCCGGGACGAGCCGCGCCTGAAGGAGCGGTTCGTGTACGCGGCCGGGAAGAGCTACGAGGGCGTGCACACCGTCTCCACCCGCCTGCTGAGGGTGCTGGGCGTGGAGGGCAAGGTCGTCCGGGGCCGTCCGCTGGGGTCGTGGACGTCCAGCCAGTTCCGCTGGGCGCCGGCGCCCGAGCATCCCGAGCTGGATCCGGGCGAGGCGCAGGCGGAGCTGTTGCGCCGGTGGCTGGCGGCGTGCGGGCCCGCGACCGAGGACGACCTCAAGTGGTGGACGGGGTGGCGGGTGACGGAGGTGCGCCGGGCGCTGGCCGCGATCGGGGCTGAGGCGGTGGCGCTGGACGAGGGCACGGGGTACGTCGCCGCCGGTGACGCCGGTCCGGTGTCCGGCCCGGCCGAGCCGTGGGCGGCGCTGCTGCCCGGCCTCGACCCGACGGCGATGGGCTGGCGGGAGCGGGACTGGTACCTCGCTCCCGAGCTGCGGCCGGCGCTGTTCGACAGAAGCGGGAACGTGGGGCCGACGGTGTGGTGGAACGGCCGCGTGATCGGCGGCTGGGCCCAGCGGCCCGACGGCGAGATCGTCTGGCGGGTGCTCGACGGCGCGGGGGTCGGCCGCGAGGCGGAGTCCGCGATCCGGGCGGAGGCGGAGCGGCTGGGTTCGTGGGTGGGCACGACCCGGATCACACCGCGCTTCAGGACACCGCTGGAGCGGGAGCTGTCGGCGTAG
- a CDS encoding SCO2583/SCO2584 N-terminal domain-containing protein codes for MAERDDEEREFDLRWADGAEHKEPSARARMLAARWKENPPGPVPFRGDPDHVGSPRRSSWVSTVIVLGCVAAVIVLLGYINFRVP; via the coding sequence ATGGCTGAGCGGGACGACGAGGAGCGCGAGTTCGACCTCCGGTGGGCGGACGGCGCCGAGCACAAGGAGCCCTCCGCGCGCGCCCGGATGCTCGCCGCGCGCTGGAAGGAGAACCCTCCCGGACCGGTCCCGTTCCGCGGCGACCCCGACCACGTGGGCTCGCCGCGCCGGTCGTCCTGGGTGTCCACCGTCATCGTGCTCGGCTGCGTGGCCGCGGTGATCGTCCTGCTGGGGTACATCAACTTCCGGGTGCCCTAG
- the glnA gene encoding type I glutamate--ammonia ligase, producing MFQNADDAKKYIADEDVKFVDVRFCDLPGVMQHFTLPAEAFDPDDEQAFDGSSIRGFQAIHESDMSLRPDLSTARIDPFRRDKTLNINFFIHDPITGEQYSRDPRNVAKKAEAYLASTGIADTAFFGPEAEFYVFDSVRFATSANESFYHIDSEAGAWNTGALEDNRGYKVRYKGGYFPVPPVDHFADLRAEISLELERSGLKVERQHHEVGTAGQAEINYKFNTLLAAADDLQLFKYIVKNVAWKNGKTATFMPKPIFGDNGSGMHVHQSLWSGGEPLFYDEQGYAGLSDTARYYIGGILRHAPSLLAFTNPTVNSYHRLVPGFEAPINLVYSQRNRSAAMRIPITGSNPKAKRVEFRAPDSSGNPYLAFSALLLAGLDGIKNKIEPAEPIDKDLYELAPEEHANVAQVPTSLGAVLDRLEGDHEFLLQGDVFTPDLIETWIDYKRANEIAPLQLRPHPHEFELYFDV from the coding sequence ATGTTCCAGAACGCCGACGACGCCAAGAAGTACATCGCGGACGAGGACGTCAAGTTCGTCGACGTCCGGTTCTGCGACCTGCCGGGCGTCATGCAGCACTTCACGTTGCCCGCCGAGGCGTTCGACCCCGACGACGAGCAGGCCTTCGACGGATCCTCGATCCGCGGCTTCCAGGCCATCCACGAGTCGGACATGTCCCTGCGCCCGGACCTGTCCACCGCGCGCATCGACCCGTTCCGCCGGGACAAGACGCTCAACATCAACTTCTTCATCCACGACCCGATCACAGGCGAGCAGTACTCCCGCGACCCGCGGAACGTGGCGAAGAAGGCCGAGGCCTACCTCGCCTCCACCGGCATCGCCGACACGGCGTTCTTCGGCCCGGAGGCGGAGTTCTACGTCTTCGACTCCGTCCGCTTCGCCACCAGCGCGAACGAGTCCTTCTACCACATCGACTCCGAGGCCGGCGCCTGGAACACCGGCGCCCTGGAGGACAACCGCGGGTACAAGGTCCGCTACAAGGGCGGCTACTTCCCGGTCCCGCCGGTCGACCACTTCGCCGACCTGCGCGCCGAGATCTCCCTGGAGCTGGAGCGGTCCGGCCTGAAGGTCGAGCGCCAGCACCACGAGGTGGGCACCGCCGGCCAGGCGGAGATCAACTACAAGTTCAACACGCTGCTCGCCGCGGCCGACGACCTCCAGCTCTTCAAGTACATCGTGAAGAACGTGGCCTGGAAGAACGGCAAGACGGCGACCTTCATGCCGAAGCCGATCTTCGGTGACAACGGCTCGGGCATGCACGTCCACCAGTCGCTGTGGTCGGGCGGCGAGCCGCTCTTCTACGACGAGCAGGGCTACGCCGGCCTGTCCGACACCGCCCGCTACTACATCGGCGGCATCCTGCGGCACGCCCCGTCGCTGCTGGCCTTCACCAACCCGACGGTGAACTCCTACCACCGCCTGGTCCCGGGCTTCGAGGCGCCGATCAACCTGGTGTACTCGCAGCGCAACCGCTCCGCCGCGATGCGTATCCCGATCACCGGCTCGAACCCGAAGGCCAAGCGCGTCGAGTTCCGCGCCCCGGACTCCTCCGGCAACCCGTACCTGGCCTTCTCGGCCCTGCTGCTCGCGGGCCTGGACGGCATCAAGAACAAGATCGAGCCGGCCGAGCCGATCGACAAGGACCTCTACGAGCTGGCTCCCGAGGAGCACGCCAACGTGGCCCAGGTCCCGACCTCCCTCGGCGCCGTCCTCGACCGCCTGGAGGGCGACCACGAGTTCCTCCTCCAGGGCGACGTCTTCACGCCGGACCTGATCGAGACGTGGATCGACTACAAGCGGGCGAACGAGATCGCCCCGCTGCAGCTGCGTCCGCACCCGCACGAGTTCGAGCTGTACTTCGACGTGTGA
- a CDS encoding arsenate reductase family protein produces MEIWINPACSKCRSALSLLDAEGTDYTVRRYLEDVPTEDEIRQVLVRLGLEPWDITRTQEAAARELGLKDWPRDEASRDRWITALAGHPKLIQRPIITATDGTAVVGRTDEAVRDALAHEQGGL; encoded by the coding sequence ATGGAGATCTGGATCAATCCGGCCTGCTCGAAGTGCCGCAGCGCGCTCAGCCTGCTCGACGCCGAGGGCACCGACTACACCGTCCGCCGCTACCTGGAGGACGTACCGACCGAGGACGAGATCCGTCAGGTGCTCGTCCGTCTCGGCCTCGAGCCCTGGGACATCACCCGCACCCAGGAGGCCGCGGCCAGGGAACTGGGCCTGAAGGACTGGCCCCGTGATGAGGCGTCACGCGACCGCTGGATCACCGCGCTCGCCGGGCACCCCAAGCTGATCCAGCGCCCGATCATCACGGCGACCGACGGAACGGCCGTGGTGGGCCGCACCGACGAGGCGGTGCGTGACGCGCTGGCGCACGAACAGGGCGGCCTGTGA